CGGATCTCGCACCAGCAGACCTTCCGGCAACTGCTCACCGCGGTGCGGGAACGCACCCTGGACGCGCTCGCGCATCAGGACATCCCCTTCGAGTCCCTCGTGGACAGCCTGCGGCCGTCCCGGACCATGTCCCACCACCCGCTGGTCCAGGTCATGCTGTCCTGGCAGAGCGTGGCCGACGAGACGCTGGACCTGCCCGGCATCGAGGCGTCGCCGCTGGTGATGAGCACCGGCACGGCGCGCATGGATCTGGTCCTCCTGCTGCACGAGCGCCTCACGAGCGACGGCGCCGCGGGCGGGATCGAGGGCGGCTTCGAGTACAACGCCGACGTCTTCGACCCGGAGACGGTGCGCACCATGCTCGGCAGGCTGCGTCAGGTGGTCCTCGCGATGATCACCGACCCGGACCAGCCGGTCGGCGGCGTCGATCTGCTCACCCCGGCCGAGCGGCACCGCGTGCTGGAGGAGTGGAACGGAACGGGCGCCAAGGAGCCGACCGCCGCTCTGACCGAGCTCTTCGAGGCGCAGTGCGCCCGCACTCCTGACGCCGTCGCGATCAGCTGCGGCGACGAGCGGCTGACCTACCGCGAGCTCTCCCGGACCACGGACCGGCTCGCCGCACGGCTGCGGGCGCTGGGGGTGGGTGCCGACGGTGCCGAGGACGCGGTGTGCCTGTTGATGGAGCGGTCGGTGCGGGTGCCCGTGGCGATCCTGGCCGTGCTCAAGGCCGGCGGTGTGTACGTGCCGCTGGATCCCCGCTACCCCGAATCCCGGATGCGGCTGATCATGGAGGAGCTGGGAGCGGACGTACTCCTCGTGGACGGAGACGGACCGGCGCACCCCGCCGTCGACGGCCTGCGCGTGCTCGACGTGACCACCGAACTGGCCGCCGCCGACACCGCGGCCGAGCCCGGCACCCTGACGCCCCCGAGCGACCCGGACCGGCTGGCCTACATCATGTTCACCTCCGGCTCCACCGGACGGCCCAAGGGCGTGGCGGTCACCCACCGCAATGTCGCGAGCCTGGCTGCCGACCACACCTGGCGCGGTGCCAACCACACCCGCGTGCTGATGCACGCCCCGACCGCGTTCGATGCCTCCACCTACGAACTGTGGGTCCCCCTGCTGTCCGGCGCGGAGGTCGTCGTCGCGCCGGCCGGGGAGCTCGACCCGGACGTGCTGCTGGGCATCATCCGCGAACGGGGCGTGACGTCGGCGTTCTTCACCGCCGCACTCTTCAACCTGCTCGTCGAGTACGACGCCACGGCCCTCTCGGGCATGCGCGAGGTGATGGCCGGCGGCGAGGCGCTGTCACCACCCGTGGTCGCCAAGGCACTTGCCGCCTGGCCCCGGACCGTACTCACCAACGGGTACGGGCCGACGGAGACGACCACGTTCGCCGTGCTGCACAGCATGAGCGAGCTGACCGACGGCACCGTGCCGATCGGTACACCGATGGACGACACCCGTGCCTACGTCCTTGACGAGCGGCTGCGCCCGGTGCCGGTCGGCGTCCCCGGCGAGCTCTACCTCGCCGGAGCGGGCCTGGCCCGCGGCTACTTCGCCAAGCCCGGCCTGACGGCTCAGCGTTTTGTCGCCTGCCCCTACGGAGCGGCCGGCGAGCGCATGTACCGGAGCGGTGACCTGGTCCGCTGGCGCGCCGACGGCACCATCGAGTACCTCGGCCGCACCGACGACCAGGTCAAGATCCGCGGCTTCCGCATCGAACCGGGCGAGATCGAGAACGCGCTCGGTGCCCATCAGGCCGTCGCGGACGCGGCCGTGGTGGTCCATGACAAGGCCTCGGGCGGCAAGGACCTCGTCGGCTATGTCGTGCTCGCCGACGGAGCCGCCGCTGAACCCGCTCAGCTGCGCTCCTTCGTGGCGGAACGGCTGCCGCAGTACATGGTGCCCGTCGCGGTGATGGTGCTCGACGCGTTCCCGGTGACCACGAACGGCAAGCTCGACCGCCGCGCACTGCCCGCACCGGACCTGGGCGCGGGCTCCGCGTCCCGCGCCGCACGGACGCCGGTCGAGGAGATCCTGGTCGCCGTGTTCGCCGACGTGCTCGGGCTTCCCGAGGTCGGCGCCGAAGCCGGATTCTTCGACCTGGGCGGCGACAGCATCCAGGCCACCCAACTGGTCGCACAGTCCCGCACGGCCGGTCTCGTGTTCACCGTCCGGGACGTGTTCACGCACCAGACGGCGGCCGGCATAGCCCAGGTGGCGCGGCCGGCCGATGAGGAGGCCGCGGTGGGCGTCGCGGACATCGGCACCGGCTCCATCGCGCCGTTGCCCATCCTGGAACGCCAGCGCCAACTGGGCGGCTCCGCCGTCGGCTTCGACCTCTCCGCCACCGTCGGCCTGCCTCTCGACATCGACGAGGACCGGCTGGTCGCGACGCTCCAGGCGGTCCTCGACCAGCACGACGCCCTGCGCACCCGGCTGGTGACCGAGCCCGCGGGGCAGTGGTCGCTGCACGCGGCGGAACCCGGCACGCCGCGCATCGCCGACGTGCTGCACCGGGTGGACATCGGCGGCCTGGACGACGCGGACGCACACCGCCTGATCAGCCAGGAGACGACCGCGGCCAAGCGGCGCCTCGACCCGGCCGCGGGCGCGATGCTGCAGCCCGTGTGGTTCGACGCGGGACCAGGACGCCCCGGCCGACTGCTGCTCGCCGTACACCACTTCGCCATCGACGGCGTGTCGTGGCGGATCCTGCTGTCCGACATCGCCGTCGCCTGGGAAGCGGTGTCCGCGGGCCGTGAGCCGGTCCTGGCACCGGTGACGACGTCACTGCGCGGCTGGGCGGAGCGGGTGGCCACCGGCTCCGCCGTCATCCGGCACCGCGCGGAACTGCCGGCGTGGCAGGACATCCTGCGGGACGCCGAGCCCCTGGTCACCGGAGAGCTGGACAGGGAGCGGGACGTCACCGGCACCGAGGGACGCCTCTCGGTGACCCTGTCCGCCGAGGACTGCGCACCGCTGTTCGCACAGGTGCCCGCCGTGTTCCGCCGCGGCATCCAGGACGTGCTGCTGACCGCCTTCGGCCTCGCTGCCGGGCAGTGGCGAGCCCGCCGGGACGGTTCAGCCGCGGCGGGCACCGGCCCGGTGGTCCTGGACGTGGAGAGCCACGGCCGGCACGAGCACCTGGTCGAGGGCACCGACCTGTCACGCACGGTGGGCTGGTTCACCAGCGTCCACCCGGTGCGCCTGGAGGCCGCGGCGCTGCCCTGGCACCACGTCACCGACGCGGGCGATGAGCTCGCGGCCGCCGTCGCCCGCACCGGCGAGGACCTGCGGGCCATCCCGGACAACGGCCTGGGCTTCGGCCTGCTGCGCTACCTGGACCCCCAGACAGCGCCCCTGCTCGCCGCACCGGCGAGGCCGCAGGTGCTGTTCAACTACCTCGGCCGGGTGCCCGTCACCGACGAGGAGCGGCCCTGGCTGCCGCTGCGCGAGGACACCGCCTCCGCCCCCGCCGGGGACCGACCGCTCTCCCACCCGCTGGAGATCAACGCGGTCACCCAGGACGGCCCCGAGGGACCGCGGCTGGTGGCCAACTGGAGCTGGGCCACTTCGCTGCTCGGTGAGGACGAGGTCCGCGAGCTCGCGGACGCCTGGTTCGACGCACTGCGCGCCCTCACCCGGTGCGCGGACGGCGTCGAGAACGGCACCGTCAAGCTGCCCCGCCGCCAGGACGCACCCGCCGCGGCCATCGGGGCGGCCGACCTGCTGAACGCCCCGATCCCCAAGGCGGACCGCAGCGACGGCACCGGCCTCTCCTTCGGACAGCTGGAATTCCTGCTGCAGCCGGTGGGCCCCAACCACGCCCACCACGCCGTCATCACCGCGTTCCGGGTACGCGGCGAGCTCGATGCCGCGGCCCTGCGCCGCGCCCTGGACGACCTGGTGCGCCGCCACGACATCCTGCGCACCCGCTACGTCCAGCGAGGCTCGGCGACACAGCAGTTCGCCGACGGCAGGCCCCAGTGGCAGCTCGACACCATCGAGCTGCGCGGGTACCAGGGGCAGGCCCAGCGCGAGCAACTGCACGCGCTGCTCACCGAAGAGACCAAGAAGACGTTCCGCATCGAGGACGGCAACCTCGTACGCGGTCTGCTCGTGCGGCTGGCCGACCAGGAGCACGCGCTGGTCCTCGTCGCCCACCACATCCTGGTGGACCACTGGGGCTTCCTCGTGGTCTTCGACGAGCTGGCGAAGCTGTACGAGGCCCACGCGGCAGGACGCAGGCCGCAGCTGCCCGAGGTCATGGTCCAGCACCTGGACTACGCGGCATGGGAACAGGGACTGCTGGCCAGCGGCGCACTCGACGAGCATGTCGAGCACTGGCGCACCGAGCTGGACGGGGCGGCGCGCACGCTGGACTTCGAAGCCCCCCACCACCAGCTCGACGACTTCATCGAGGGCTTCAGCCACAGCGTCGTGGTCGGCGCCGATGTCATGTCGGCGGTGAAGGAGGCCGCCCGCAGCGAGGGCGTGACCCTGTTCATGATGCTGATGTCGGCGTTCCACGTGCTGCTGCACAGCTACTCGGGCGCGACGGACATCGCCGTGAGCCACCCGCTGGCCGGCCGCGAACGACCGGAGACCGAGTCGATGGCCGGCCCGTTCATCAACATCATCCTCAACCGTTCGCGCATGTCGGACGACCCCACGTTCCACGAGCTGGTCCAGCAGGTCCTGCACGGCGAGCTCGACGCCTACTCGCACCAGAACGTGCCGGTACGCGCGCTGGTGCACGACGGCGTCGTCGGGGACGGCAACATGCTGCCCCTGCGCGTCATGCTCAATCTGCTCGGCGTGCCCGCCAAGACGCTGACCCTGCCGGGACTGGACGTGACACCGCTGGACGTGCGGGTCGGCGACGTGACACCGCTCCCCGAGCTGATCACCGCCATCGAGCCGCACAACCTCGACCTCTATCTGGTGGCCCGCGACGTCGAGGGCGAACTGCACGGCCTGTGGGTGTACTCGCCGGACTACATCGCGCCGCCCGTCATGGGCGCACTGGTCCGCCAGTGGCCCCGCGTACTCGAACTGGTCGCACACCACCCCGAGTTGACGGTGTCCCAACTGCGCGAGCGGTTGCGCGCCGAGCAGGACGACACCTCCGGCACGGACAGCGACCGCTGAGCGGCGCCGACCGGCAGGCCCTCATCCATCACCAGATCAGCCGCGGTCCCAACGCGGCGGAATGCAGAGAGCATGTCTGAGACCACACTTGTCGTCACGAACGGGCTGCCGACGCTCCGGGAGCGGCCCCTGGACCCACCCCACGCGCTGCGCGCACAGGGCCCGATCGGCCGGATGACCTTCCCCGACGGATACGAGGGCTGGCTCGTCACCGGATATCAGCAGGGCCGGCAGATCCTGGCCGACAAGCGGTTCAGCTCGGCCGCCTCACACAAGCACCTGGCGTTCCCCTCCGACCGTCCTTCGGACCTGGAGGCGGACATACCCGGTCTGTTCGAGCACATGGACCCGCCGGACCACACCCGGTTCCGCAGGCGCCTGGCCGGCCAGTTCACCCTGCGCCGGATGCGCCAGCTCGCCGCCCGGATCGAGGAGATCACCGCGCACTACGGCGACGCGATGCTGCGCAAGGGGCCGCCCGCGGATCTGGTCACGGACTACGCGGTGCCGGTGTCCTCCCAGGTGATCTGCGAACTCCTCGGGGTCCCGGTCGCCGACCGGGAGCGGTTCGTCGCCGACTCGGAAGACCTGCTGCGCCTGGACATCGCCCCGCAGCAGGCCCAGGCCGCGCTGAAGAGCCTCGTCGACCTCACCGGTGAACTGCTCATGCGCAAGAAGGCCGAACCGGCCGACGACGTGCTCAGCGTGCTGGTGTCCGGCGACGACATCACCGTGGAGGAGTCCATCGGAGCCACCCTGCTGCTCCTGGTCGCCGGGCACGAGACCACGGCCAGCATGCTCTCGCTCGGCACGTACGCACTGCTCAACAACCCTGACCAGATGGCGCTGCTGCGCGCGGACGAATCACTGGTCGAGAGCGCGGTCGAGGAACTGCTGCGCTTTTTGACCATCGTCCACGTGGGCGTACAGCGCACCCCGACCGAGGACGTGGAGATCGACGGGGTGACCCTGCGCAAGGGGGAGACGGTGCTGATCCACCTTCCCAGCGCCAACCGCGACCCGGGCCAGTTCACCGACCCCGACCGTCTCGACGTCACACGAGGTGGCCACAGCCACCTCACCTTCAGCCACGGCATCCACCAGTGCCTGGGGCAGCAACTGGCCCGCCTGGAGCTGCGCATCGGCTACACCGCCCTGCTGCGGCGCTTCCCCGACCTGCGCTTGGCCGGGGACCCGCAGGAGATCCCGATGCGATCCGACATGGCCGTCTACGGCGTGCACCGGCTGCCGGTGACGTGGTGAACGGCACCGACGACACCGACGACACCGACGACGAGGAGTGCACGATGACGAACCCGTTCGACGCCCCCGACGCCGCATACCGGGTGCTGGTCAACGAAGAGCAGCAGCACAGTCTCTGGCCCCGGGACGTGCCCGCGCCGGGCGGGTGGTCGCCGGTGTTCGGGCCCGACACCCGGGACGCCTGCGTCGACTACGTGGACACCCACTGGAGCGACATGCGTCCGGCCTCGATACGGACAGCCGGATGACGACCGTGACAGAAGGGCGTTCACCCCTGCGGAGCTGGCAGTTCCGCAGGGTCATCGCCGCGGAGTTCACCTCCTCCGTCGGCACGCAGATGACCACGCTCGCGCTGCCGTGGTTCGTCCTCATGACCACGGGCTCACCGGCCCGGATGGGACTGGTGTTCCTGATCCAGATCCTGCCGGTGCCGCTGCTCGCCATGCCGGCGGGGCTGCTCGTCGCCCGCTGGGGCGCCCGTCGCGTCACGATCGCGGGCGACCTGTCCAGCGCGCTGCTGACGGCGGCGGTCCCCACCCTGTACGTGGCGGACATGCTGCCGTTCTGGGCGCTGTTGGTGATCGTGGCGCTCATCGGCTGTGTCGCGTCGGCCTACCTCTCGGCCCAGCGCATGCTGCTGACCGAGTCCATCGGACTCGATGAGGGGGTCGTCACCGCGGGCAACGCCCTGTTCGAGACGGCGACCTCCACGGCGCGCCTGGTCGGGCCGGCGATCGCGGGCTTCCTGATCGCGCAGTTCGGCGCACTCAACGTCCTGTGGATCGACGCCGCCTCGTTCGCGGTGTCGGCCGCCCTGCTGGTCGGGCTGCCACGCCACACCCCGGCCTCGGAGCCATCGTCCTCGCACCACATGGCCGAAGGCGTGCGCTACCTCTTCCGGGACCCGGTGCTGCGCACCCTCGCGTTCGCCGCCCTCGGGTACGGCATGCTCATGCCCGTCGTGATGCTCGCGCTGCCCGTGCTCGCCAAGAACCGCTACGACGCCGACCCGCACGTCGCCGGATGGCTCCTTGCGGCCTGGGGCGGCGGCACGGCCCTGGGCACCGTCGCCGTCGCCCGGCTCGCCCGCCAATTCACCCCCGTACGGCTGGCATCCGCGGGCGGCG
This Streptomyces sp. NBC_01283 DNA region includes the following protein-coding sequences:
- a CDS encoding amino acid adenylation domain-containing protein, with product MTDIDLTSLTPEQKRALLAERLQRKSAQQPPVRERRFSASFPQQRMWFLDRLNPGSAAYNIPAAVRMHGPLDLEIWRRSLAEIVRRHESLRTTFEEADGEPVQVVHPTGELEMTVEACEHLHGTEGEEGVKDLARREFARPFDLGTGPLMRMKFLRLAPDEHVLLLTMHHIVADLWSTSVLFGELVALYQSYLTGTEATLPKLTVQYADYAAWQRKQLAGPGFAAELDYWRTTLDGAAPILELPTDRPRPAVLGTTGGSRPFQLPASVMDGVRDLSRRTGTTPFMTLLAAYVALLHRYSRQEDVVVGVPVANRGQSQVEQLIGYFVNTLAIRNDASGNPTFTELLGRVRSAALGAFAHQELPFERLVEELRPERDLSRSPLFQVSFVYQNIPVPEFGVAGLRLELMDVASTTARFDLELQVFEQDDRLGGWFEYNTDLFDAATVDRMGNHLKVLLDNVLRDPDQPILDIALLTETEQLAQHRERTDTRHEWPDELLTHQRIEQQAVLRPDAEAVHCQGRTLTYAQLDASANQLARRLRSHGVARDVMVGVCLERSLDMVVAVLAVLKAGGAYVPVDPGLPKDRITFMIEDAELPVLITQSSVAPGLPQTAAATLCVDELRQELAAESAEPLGAPVDGADLAYVIYTSGSTGRPKGVQLPHRALRNLFWAMKQWPGIDAGDSLIAVTTLSFDIATLELLLPLVEGARVVLATREVATDGKLLAAEMAATGATMMQATPSTWRMLLDAGWQGRPGLRGLICGEALPPDVARRLLDSGVELWNMYGPSETTIYSLGTRIVDETITIGGPIANTEVHILDPEGRPVPSGVPGELCIGGSGLARGYINRPELTAQQFVRNPFPSDLADRLYRTGDLVRRRVDGTIDYLGRLDHQVKLRGYRIELGEIESVLMRQDQVKDSVVVVREDQPGNQRLVAYAVPAASAGADDELRRRLRSALAGKLPDYMVPSAFVFLDALPLTPSGKTDRGALPAPDGQETRTAAAYIAPRNAEEEALCDLFAEVLAVPAVGIDDGFFALGGHSLLATRLVARIRSTLGVELPVRALFEKQSVAELAELVRQGSGDARPALVRATRPDPLPLSFAQRRLWFLHQIEGPSPTYNLPVVLSLNGALDVDCLRAALADVVARHEALRTVFPDTGSPACQLILEPGQARPELPVTEVAEGGLDDAVANAVRHSFDLTREIPLHAELFTVGPDAHVLAVVVHHIAADGWSLAPLRHDLAAAYRARRAGHAPSWEPLPVQYADYALWQRQYLGEPDDPDSTWTRQLDYWRGALEGLPERIALPVDRPHPAEASHAGDTVTFQWDADLHEGLARLARSCDVSMFMVLDAALAVLLSRLGAGQDIPIGVANAGRDDQATENLIGFFANTLVLRTRISHQQTFRQLLTAVRERTLDALAHQDIPFESLVDSLRPSRTMSHHPLVQVMLSWQSVADETLDLPGIEASPLVMSTGTARMDLVLLLHERLTSDGAAGGIEGGFEYNADVFDPETVRTMLGRLRQVVLAMITDPDQPVGGVDLLTPAERHRVLEEWNGTGAKEPTAALTELFEAQCARTPDAVAISCGDERLTYRELSRTTDRLAARLRALGVGADGAEDAVCLLMERSVRVPVAILAVLKAGGVYVPLDPRYPESRMRLIMEELGADVLLVDGDGPAHPAVDGLRVLDVTTELAAADTAAEPGTLTPPSDPDRLAYIMFTSGSTGRPKGVAVTHRNVASLAADHTWRGANHTRVLMHAPTAFDASTYELWVPLLSGAEVVVAPAGELDPDVLLGIIRERGVTSAFFTAALFNLLVEYDATALSGMREVMAGGEALSPPVVAKALAAWPRTVLTNGYGPTETTTFAVLHSMSELTDGTVPIGTPMDDTRAYVLDERLRPVPVGVPGELYLAGAGLARGYFAKPGLTAQRFVACPYGAAGERMYRSGDLVRWRADGTIEYLGRTDDQVKIRGFRIEPGEIENALGAHQAVADAAVVVHDKASGGKDLVGYVVLADGAAAEPAQLRSFVAERLPQYMVPVAVMVLDAFPVTTNGKLDRRALPAPDLGAGSASRAARTPVEEILVAVFADVLGLPEVGAEAGFFDLGGDSIQATQLVAQSRTAGLVFTVRDVFTHQTAAGIAQVARPADEEAAVGVADIGTGSIAPLPILERQRQLGGSAVGFDLSATVGLPLDIDEDRLVATLQAVLDQHDALRTRLVTEPAGQWSLHAAEPGTPRIADVLHRVDIGGLDDADAHRLISQETTAAKRRLDPAAGAMLQPVWFDAGPGRPGRLLLAVHHFAIDGVSWRILLSDIAVAWEAVSAGREPVLAPVTTSLRGWAERVATGSAVIRHRAELPAWQDILRDAEPLVTGELDRERDVTGTEGRLSVTLSAEDCAPLFAQVPAVFRRGIQDVLLTAFGLAAGQWRARRDGSAAAGTGPVVLDVESHGRHEHLVEGTDLSRTVGWFTSVHPVRLEAAALPWHHVTDAGDELAAAVARTGEDLRAIPDNGLGFGLLRYLDPQTAPLLAAPARPQVLFNYLGRVPVTDEERPWLPLREDTASAPAGDRPLSHPLEINAVTQDGPEGPRLVANWSWATSLLGEDEVRELADAWFDALRALTRCADGVENGTVKLPRRQDAPAAAIGAADLLNAPIPKADRSDGTGLSFGQLEFLLQPVGPNHAHHAVITAFRVRGELDAAALRRALDDLVRRHDILRTRYVQRGSATQQFADGRPQWQLDTIELRGYQGQAQREQLHALLTEETKKTFRIEDGNLVRGLLVRLADQEHALVLVAHHILVDHWGFLVVFDELAKLYEAHAAGRRPQLPEVMVQHLDYAAWEQGLLASGALDEHVEHWRTELDGAARTLDFEAPHHQLDDFIEGFSHSVVVGADVMSAVKEAARSEGVTLFMMLMSAFHVLLHSYSGATDIAVSHPLAGRERPETESMAGPFINIILNRSRMSDDPTFHELVQQVLHGELDAYSHQNVPVRALVHDGVVGDGNMLPLRVMLNLLGVPAKTLTLPGLDVTPLDVRVGDVTPLPELITAIEPHNLDLYLVARDVEGELHGLWVYSPDYIAPPVMGALVRQWPRVLELVAHHPELTVSQLRERLRAEQDDTSGTDSDR
- a CDS encoding cytochrome P450; the protein is MSETTLVVTNGLPTLRERPLDPPHALRAQGPIGRMTFPDGYEGWLVTGYQQGRQILADKRFSSAASHKHLAFPSDRPSDLEADIPGLFEHMDPPDHTRFRRRLAGQFTLRRMRQLAARIEEITAHYGDAMLRKGPPADLVTDYAVPVSSQVICELLGVPVADRERFVADSEDLLRLDIAPQQAQAALKSLVDLTGELLMRKKAEPADDVLSVLVSGDDITVEESIGATLLLLVAGHETTASMLSLGTYALLNNPDQMALLRADESLVESAVEELLRFLTIVHVGVQRTPTEDVEIDGVTLRKGETVLIHLPSANRDPGQFTDPDRLDVTRGGHSHLTFSHGIHQCLGQQLARLELRIGYTALLRRFPDLRLAGDPQEIPMRSDMAVYGVHRLPVTW
- a CDS encoding MbtH family protein translates to MNGTDDTDDTDDEECTMTNPFDAPDAAYRVLVNEEQQHSLWPRDVPAPGGWSPVFGPDTRDACVDYVDTHWSDMRPASIRTAG
- a CDS encoding MFS transporter, yielding MTTVTEGRSPLRSWQFRRVIAAEFTSSVGTQMTTLALPWFVLMTTGSPARMGLVFLIQILPVPLLAMPAGLLVARWGARRVTIAGDLSSALLTAAVPTLYVADMLPFWALLVIVALIGCVASAYLSAQRMLLTESIGLDEGVVTAGNALFETATSTARLVGPAIAGFLIAQFGALNVLWIDAASFAVSAALLVGLPRHTPASEPSSSHHMAEGVRYLFRDPVLRTLAFAALGYGMLMPVVMLALPVLAKNRYDADPHVAGWLLAAWGGGTALGTVAVARLARQFTPVRLASAGGVGAAVVLWFLPWDQPVTTLAVTVAAGCMFLPAVTAPAVALMMLRPPEHLRPHVVPVFGAAVFVASPIAYGVAGMLFEHLAVSTVLMAVAVGASLCALLLVGLARRTQPGPEAALTPPARQSAEPT